One Phocoena phocoena chromosome 5, mPhoPho1.1, whole genome shotgun sequence genomic region harbors:
- the CYTL1 gene encoding cytokine-like protein 1 yields the protein MTPQLLPLLMLLLAGPPAAQPAPPTCYSRMLALSREITADSRSLQVTEPSEPCVRYLPRLYLDIHNYCVLAKLRDFVASPQCWKVTRVDALKDKVRKLYTIMNSFCRRDLVFLLDDCNALEYPILVTTVLPDHQS from the exons ATGACCCCCCAGCTGCTTCCCCTGCTGATGCTGCTTCTGGCCGGCCCCCCAGCTGCTCAGCCGGCTCCCCCGACCTGCTACTCCAGGATGCTAGCCCTGAGCCGGGAGATCACCGCTGACTCCCGGAGCCTGCAGGTCACGGAGCCTTCG GAGCCGTGTGTGAGATACCTACCCAGGCTGTACCTGGATATACAC AATTACTGTGTGCTGGCCAAGCTGCGGGACTTTGTGGCATCGCCCCAGTGTTGGAAGGTGACCCGGGTAGATGCCTTGAAGGACAAAGTGAGGAAACTGTACACCATCATGAACTCGTTCTGCAGGAGG GATTTGGTGTTCCTGTTGGATGACTGCAATGCCTTGGAATACCCAATCCTAGTGACCACGGTCCTGCCAGATCATCAGAGCTAA